In Salana multivorans, a single genomic region encodes these proteins:
- a CDS encoding ABC1 kinase family protein, producing MNPLTWVLALVTALAVASLARFVARRLLGAPVGWARGLVVGLVFYLLLSPMLTRAASAAALVDAATLELTASPEVTVAVILLVLVWAFLLGVALLLLAEMLAPTGSVRDPITWVRDAIAARRRTRRYVQVGAIVTRHGLRRLLRGDPRGADGTRIGRALVEVLQDSGVTFVKFGQVASTRGDLLPPALVTELATLQSSVAPEPWDRIAAVLDAELPGWRDRLRVEEDPLAAASIAQVHRARLVTDEVDDDGRPVELRVVVKVQRPDAREQVSVDVDILQRLARTLTSRAAWARDMDVEGLVAGFSTALVEELDYRREAENMRLVAAATASSDVRVPVVHDAESTARVVVMEEVEGVTLDRGAAFLATLPAQRRAELARTLMASVLHQILVTGVFHADLHPGNVVVTPDARLVLLDLGSVGVLDRELRELILGLLAAFDAEDNETAVTLLLRLLPPGEYDAYALRRDLGAAMTVIAGGAGVGSAGLALLFDVFRTHRLALPPHVAGALRTVGSLQGCLAILDPGADLADLVRSGTRQVAKDLVDLDEVRGLAVSRGIALGSLATSAPGVIDAGVRSLALGRPTRSVVGGLAGIARAAMAELVPTIVAGILVLAAVMLFAVPGGPMLTQTISWATYLAAFVGAAGTALVLRVLFRQAAAT from the coding sequence CCTGCTGCTCTCGCCGATGCTCACCCGGGCGGCCAGCGCTGCCGCGCTGGTCGACGCCGCGACCCTCGAGCTGACCGCGTCGCCCGAGGTCACCGTCGCCGTCATCCTCCTCGTCCTGGTCTGGGCCTTCCTGCTCGGCGTCGCGCTCCTGCTCCTGGCCGAGATGCTCGCGCCGACGGGCTCGGTGCGCGACCCGATCACCTGGGTCCGCGATGCCATCGCGGCGCGGCGCCGCACCCGCCGCTACGTCCAGGTGGGCGCGATCGTGACCCGGCACGGGCTGCGTCGCCTCCTGCGCGGCGACCCGCGCGGTGCCGACGGGACGCGGATCGGCCGCGCTCTGGTCGAGGTGCTCCAGGACTCCGGCGTCACCTTCGTGAAGTTCGGCCAGGTCGCCTCGACCCGCGGCGACCTCCTTCCGCCCGCCCTCGTGACCGAGCTGGCGACGCTGCAGAGCTCCGTCGCCCCCGAGCCGTGGGACCGGATCGCCGCGGTGCTCGATGCCGAGCTGCCCGGCTGGCGCGACCGCCTCCGGGTCGAGGAGGATCCGCTGGCGGCCGCGTCGATCGCGCAGGTGCACCGCGCTCGGCTCGTCACGGACGAGGTCGACGACGACGGGCGGCCGGTCGAGCTCCGGGTCGTCGTCAAGGTGCAGCGGCCGGACGCCCGGGAGCAGGTGAGCGTCGACGTCGACATCCTGCAGCGCCTCGCGCGGACGCTCACCTCCCGTGCCGCGTGGGCCCGCGACATGGACGTCGAGGGCCTCGTCGCCGGGTTCTCCACGGCGCTCGTCGAGGAGCTGGACTACCGCCGCGAGGCCGAGAACATGCGCCTCGTCGCGGCCGCGACGGCGTCGAGCGACGTCCGCGTCCCGGTCGTGCACGACGCCGAGAGCACGGCCCGCGTCGTCGTCATGGAGGAGGTCGAGGGCGTGACGCTCGATCGCGGCGCCGCCTTCCTCGCGACCCTGCCGGCGCAGCGGCGGGCCGAGCTCGCCCGGACGCTCATGGCGAGCGTGCTCCACCAGATCCTCGTCACGGGCGTGTTCCACGCCGACCTGCACCCCGGCAACGTCGTCGTGACGCCGGACGCGCGTCTCGTGCTGCTCGACCTCGGGTCGGTCGGCGTCCTGGACCGGGAGCTGCGCGAGCTGATCCTCGGCCTGCTCGCCGCGTTCGACGCCGAGGACAACGAGACCGCGGTGACGCTGCTGCTGCGGCTGCTCCCGCCGGGGGAGTACGACGCGTACGCGCTGCGCCGCGACCTCGGCGCCGCGATGACCGTGATCGCCGGGGGCGCGGGCGTCGGGTCGGCCGGGCTCGCGCTGCTCTTCGACGTGTTCCGCACCCACCGGCTCGCGCTCCCGCCGCACGTGGCCGGCGCGCTGCGCACGGTCGGCTCGCTCCAGGGCTGCCTCGCGATCCTCGACCCCGGCGCCGACCTGGCCGACCTCGTCCGCTCGGGCACCCGGCAGGTCGCGAAGGACCTGGTCGACCTCGACGAGGTCAGGGGACTGGCGGTGTCCCGCGGGATCGCGCTCGGGTCGCTCGCGACGTCGGCACCCGGGGTGATCGACGCCGGCGTCCGGTCGCTGGCGCTGGGCCGGCCGACGCGCTCGGTCGTCGGCGGCCTCGCTGGGATCGCGCGGGCCGCGATGGCCGAGCTCGTCCCGACGATCGTCGCCGGGATCCTCGTGCTCGCCGCCGTCATGCTGTTCGCGGTCCCGGGCGGGCCGATGTTGACGCAGACGATCTCCTGGGCGACCTATCTCGCGGCGTTCGTCGGCGCCGCGGGGACCGCGCTCGTGCTCCGGGTGCTCTTCCGCCAGGCCGCCGCGACCTAG
- a CDS encoding LacI family DNA-binding transcriptional regulator, which yields MQARVTMWDVARAAGVSQATASIVLGAGDNSRISKETSERVREAARTLGYRRNEMAKALREGYSTIIGFIGDRVASSPFAGSIVEGAQERAWDDERLLVVANTEADARLESAAVEQMLGHQIRQFVYASMYNRAVTVPTALRTYDVVVLNAQDVSGQAWSVAPDEVRGGREATQHLLDHGHRRIAMINIGELESGLPAVTGRHDGYREALRDAGLTYSPVLVRSGGGGTGSGYVRTHELMALDEPPTAIFCANDRTAWGALQALAELGLSVPGDVSIVGFDNQELIAAETRPGLTTMSLPFREMGRTAVEILLADEAEDRPGQPARSIRVPCPLVERESVASPRKVR from the coding sequence ATGCAGGCTCGGGTGACGATGTGGGACGTGGCGCGCGCCGCGGGCGTCTCGCAGGCCACGGCCTCCATCGTGCTGGGCGCCGGCGACAACTCGAGGATCTCCAAGGAGACCTCCGAGCGTGTTCGAGAGGCCGCGCGAACCCTCGGGTACCGGCGCAACGAGATGGCCAAGGCGCTGCGCGAGGGCTACTCCACCATCATCGGCTTCATCGGCGACCGGGTGGCCAGCTCGCCGTTCGCCGGATCGATCGTCGAGGGAGCGCAGGAGCGGGCGTGGGACGACGAGCGGCTGCTCGTCGTCGCCAACACGGAGGCCGACGCCCGGCTCGAGTCCGCCGCGGTCGAGCAGATGCTCGGCCACCAGATCCGGCAGTTCGTCTACGCGTCGATGTACAACCGCGCCGTCACGGTGCCGACGGCGCTGCGGACCTATGACGTCGTCGTCCTGAACGCGCAGGACGTCTCGGGGCAGGCCTGGTCGGTGGCGCCGGACGAGGTGCGCGGCGGCCGCGAGGCGACGCAGCACCTGCTCGACCACGGGCACCGTCGCATCGCGATGATCAACATCGGTGAGCTGGAGTCGGGTCTGCCGGCCGTCACCGGTCGCCACGACGGCTACCGGGAGGCGCTGCGCGATGCCGGCCTCACCTACTCTCCGGTGCTGGTTCGTTCCGGCGGGGGCGGGACGGGGTCCGGCTACGTGCGGACGCATGAGCTCATGGCGCTCGACGAGCCCCCGACGGCGATCTTCTGCGCGAACGACCGCACCGCGTGGGGTGCTCTGCAGGCGCTGGCGGAGCTCGGCCTGTCGGTGCCGGGCGACGTGTCGATCGTCGGCTTCGACAACCAGGAGCTCATCGCCGCCGAGACCCGCCCGGGCCTGACGACGATGAGTCTTCCCTTCCGCGAGATGGGAAGGACCGCCGTGGAGATCCTGCTCGCCGACGAGGCCGAGGATCGCCCCGGCCAACCCGCTCGGTCGATCCGAGTGCCCTGTCCGCTCGTCGAGCGCGAGTCGGTCGCGTCACCGAGGAAGGTGAGATGA
- a CDS encoding VOC family protein has product MTIDPGPLSRGVITQVTLVCDDLPEALHFYGELLGAEELYADDAWAVYRLAGLLVTLVSEREGGRMVAPTTPAAAPGARALVTVEVGDVDAVAEALTARGIVLLNGPVERPWGARTATFADPAGHLWEIAQEL; this is encoded by the coding sequence GTGACCATCGATCCCGGACCGCTCAGTCGCGGCGTGATCACCCAGGTCACGCTCGTCTGCGACGACCTTCCGGAGGCCCTGCACTTCTACGGCGAGCTGCTGGGTGCTGAGGAACTGTACGCGGACGACGCCTGGGCCGTGTACCGGCTCGCCGGTCTCCTGGTGACGCTCGTGTCCGAGCGCGAGGGCGGCCGGATGGTGGCGCCGACCACGCCGGCGGCCGCGCCCGGCGCCCGCGCGCTCGTCACGGTCGAGGTCGGCGACGTCGACGCCGTCGCCGAGGCGCTGACGGCGCGCGGGATCGTCCTGCTCAACGGGCCGGTCGAGCGTCCATGGGGTGCGCGCACCGCGACGTTCGCCGACCCGGCCGGCCACCTCTGGGAGATCGCCCAGGAGCTGTGA
- a CDS encoding ABC transporter permease has protein sequence MTRSRTALRLRRVLRAWQLYVLLAPVLLYFAVFKYWPMYGVQIAFRDYNPSDGFSGSPWVGLAHFERFFSSFQFDLLLTNTLVLAVLNLLVVFPIPILLALLVNQLVSQRFRNVVQTVLYAPAFISTVIVVGIIYVFFSPRSGLVNHVISLVGGTPINFLAEPGWFRPLYIGSGVWQDAGFSMVIYLAALAGIDPSLHEAAKIDGASALQRIRHVDVPGILPVVSILFILAVGNLLNVGFEKALLLQTPLNMSTSQIIQTYVYQAGLQQAQFSYSAAIGLFNSLINLGLLLTFNWVARRFQQSSVI, from the coding sequence GTGACCCGCTCGCGAACCGCGCTCCGCCTGCGACGCGTTCTTCGCGCCTGGCAGTTATACGTACTACTAGCACCCGTGCTCCTCTACTTCGCGGTCTTCAAGTACTGGCCGATGTACGGCGTCCAGATCGCGTTCCGGGACTACAACCCGTCCGACGGGTTCTCGGGCAGCCCCTGGGTCGGCCTGGCGCACTTCGAGCGCTTCTTCTCCTCGTTCCAGTTCGACCTGCTGCTCACCAACACCCTCGTGCTCGCGGTGCTCAACCTGCTCGTCGTCTTCCCGATCCCGATCCTGCTCGCGCTGCTGGTGAACCAGCTCGTGTCGCAGCGGTTCCGCAACGTCGTGCAGACGGTGCTCTACGCCCCGGCCTTCATCTCCACGGTCATCGTGGTCGGCATCATCTACGTGTTCTTCTCCCCGCGGTCGGGTCTCGTCAACCACGTCATATCGCTCGTCGGTGGAACCCCGATCAACTTCCTCGCCGAACCGGGCTGGTTCCGCCCGCTCTACATCGGATCGGGCGTCTGGCAGGACGCCGGCTTCTCGATGGTGATCTATCTCGCCGCGCTCGCCGGCATCGACCCCTCTCTCCACGAGGCCGCGAAGATCGACGGAGCGAGCGCTCTGCAGCGCATCCGGCACGTCGACGTCCCCGGCATCCTGCCCGTCGTCTCGATCCTGTTCATCCTCGCCGTCGGCAACCTGCTCAACGTGGGGTTCGAGAAGGCGCTCCTGCTGCAGACACCGCTCAACATGAGCACGTCCCAGATCATCCAGACCTACGTGTACCAGGCCGGTCTGCAGCAGGCGCAGTTCTCCTACTCGGCGGCGATCGGGCTGTTCAACTCCCTCATCAACCTCGGCCTGCTGCTCACCTTCAACTGGGTGGCCCGCCGGTTCCAGCAGAGCTCGGTGATCTGA
- a CDS encoding ABC transporter ATP-binding protein produces MSEIEDDGGPPAVRARGVSVTRGEAEVLHGIDLDVTRGSVVGLLGPSGSGKTTLLRSIVGVQEHVTGTLEVLGRPAGAPSLRRRVGYATQAASVYEDLTVEENLRYFARLLGADAAAVARTLDRVGLAGERGRLVRTLSGGQRGRVSLGVALVGSPDLLVLDEPTVGLDPVLREELWGLFGSLADGGTTLLVSSHVMDEAMRCDRLLLLRSGRLLRECTPAELLAETGAADAEQAFLTLIERTTAEGRVAS; encoded by the coding sequence GTGAGCGAGATCGAGGACGACGGCGGTCCGCCGGCGGTCCGCGCCCGGGGCGTCTCGGTGACGCGCGGCGAGGCCGAGGTGCTCCACGGGATCGACCTCGACGTGACGCGCGGAAGCGTCGTCGGGCTGCTCGGACCGTCGGGATCGGGCAAGACGACGCTGCTGCGCTCGATCGTCGGCGTCCAGGAGCACGTGACCGGGACGCTCGAGGTGCTCGGCCGACCGGCCGGGGCGCCGAGCCTGCGCCGCCGGGTCGGCTACGCGACCCAGGCTGCGTCGGTGTACGAGGACCTCACGGTCGAGGAGAACCTGCGCTACTTCGCGCGGCTGCTCGGAGCCGACGCAGCCGCCGTCGCCCGGACGCTCGACCGGGTCGGTCTCGCCGGCGAGCGCGGCCGCCTCGTCCGGACGCTCTCCGGCGGTCAGCGCGGCCGCGTCTCGCTCGGTGTGGCGCTCGTCGGCTCCCCGGACCTGCTCGTGCTGGACGAGCCGACGGTCGGCCTCGACCCCGTGCTGCGCGAGGAGCTGTGGGGGCTGTTCGGCTCGCTCGCGGACGGCGGCACGACCCTGCTGGTCTCGAGCCACGTCATGGACGAGGCGATGCGCTGCGACCGGCTGCTGCTCCTGCGCTCCGGGCGGCTCCTGCGCGAGTGCACGCCGGCGGAGCTGCTCGCCGAGACCGGCGCCGCCGACGCCGAGCAGGCGTTCCTCACGCTCATCGAGCGGACGACGGCCGAGGGGCGGGTGGCGTCGTGA
- a CDS encoding ABC transporter permease, producing the protein MNPHLTLATAGRVLRQLRRDRRTIALVVALPCVILGLLAWMFDGTDVLDRFGPIAVGLFPLLVMFLVTSVAMLRERTSGTLERLMTTPIGRGDVIAGYALAFGALATVQAAVVTGFAVLVGMDVEGPIGLVLAVAVVSALLGSAVGLAGSAIARTEFQAVQLMPAFVFPQLVVCGLLMPREAMPEVLEWISRVLPLTYAVEALGSLTRGGGWADVRGAVGVMVLWLAGAMVLGGLTLRRRTE; encoded by the coding sequence GTGAACCCCCACCTCACGCTCGCGACCGCGGGACGCGTGCTCCGCCAGCTCCGGCGCGACCGCCGGACGATCGCGCTCGTCGTCGCGCTGCCCTGCGTCATCCTCGGGCTGCTCGCGTGGATGTTCGACGGCACCGACGTGCTCGACCGGTTCGGGCCGATCGCCGTCGGCCTGTTCCCGCTGCTCGTCATGTTCCTCGTGACGTCCGTCGCGATGCTGCGCGAGCGGACGAGCGGGACGCTGGAGCGGCTCATGACGACGCCGATCGGCCGCGGCGACGTCATCGCCGGCTACGCCCTGGCGTTCGGCGCGCTCGCGACGGTCCAGGCGGCCGTCGTGACGGGCTTCGCCGTCCTGGTCGGGATGGACGTCGAGGGTCCGATCGGGCTGGTCCTCGCGGTCGCGGTCGTGAGCGCGCTCCTCGGCTCGGCCGTCGGACTGGCCGGCTCGGCCATCGCGCGGACCGAGTTCCAGGCGGTGCAGCTCATGCCGGCGTTCGTGTTCCCGCAGCTCGTCGTGTGCGGGCTGCTCATGCCGCGCGAGGCGATGCCGGAGGTGCTGGAGTGGATCTCGCGCGTGCTGCCGCTCACCTACGCGGTCGAGGCCCTTGGCAGCCTGACCCGCGGCGGCGGGTGGGCCGACGTGCGCGGGGCGGTCGGCGTGATGGTCCTGTGGCTGGCCGGCGCGATGGTGCTCGGCGGGCTGACGCTGCGGCGACGGACGGAGTAG
- the thpR gene encoding RNA 2',3'-cyclic phosphodiesterase — protein sequence MRMFVALRPHPEAVEDLSEFLEPRRGAFDVGWTPPERWHVTLAFVDHVSERALGRFEEALAGVARKRCPLTVRLEGGGVFPDPFAAKVLFAVPAMGDHCRHELGRLASGVRTAATTSGLEIDGARFVPHVTLARSRRPMRAHRFLQVMETYSGPTWRASEIELVASHLGEGRASGRRHEVVASFQLAGVGCEDIEARDPGDPFVERADDEYGGQHPHE from the coding sequence ATGCGGATGTTCGTTGCCCTGCGGCCCCACCCCGAGGCGGTGGAGGACCTGTCCGAGTTCCTCGAGCCTCGCCGGGGAGCGTTCGACGTCGGCTGGACTCCGCCCGAGCGGTGGCACGTGACGCTCGCGTTCGTCGACCACGTGTCGGAGCGCGCGCTCGGCCGGTTCGAGGAGGCCCTCGCCGGCGTCGCGCGCAAGCGCTGCCCCCTCACCGTCCGGCTCGAGGGCGGCGGCGTCTTCCCCGACCCGTTCGCGGCCAAGGTGCTGTTCGCGGTCCCCGCGATGGGCGACCACTGCCGGCACGAGCTCGGGCGGCTGGCGTCGGGCGTGCGGACGGCGGCCACCACGTCCGGCCTCGAGATCGACGGCGCCCGGTTCGTCCCGCACGTCACGCTCGCCCGCTCCCGCCGGCCGATGCGCGCGCACCGGTTCCTCCAGGTGATGGAGACCTACTCCGGGCCGACGTGGCGCGCGAGCGAGATCGAGCTCGTCGCCTCGCACCTCGGCGAGGGCCGGGCCAGCGGGCGGCGCCACGAGGTCGTCGCCAGCTTCCAGCTCGCCGGCGTCGGGTGCGAGGACATCGAGGCGCGCGACCCCGGCGACCCGTTCGTCGAGCGCGCCGACGACGAGTACGGCGGGCAGCACCCGCACGAGTGA
- a CDS encoding LLM class flavin-dependent oxidoreductase: protein MTATPPALPTLGVLLPRDLPTDLVLPYARRAEEVGLAEIWVVEDLGFRGGIAQAAAVLGATERIVVGIGILPAAARNEVFGAMELATLAQLHPGRLVVGLGHGMPDWLRRVGAWPARPLHRLATTTTTTRDLLRGLPVVNVGRDGEHREWRLEPSALPDVVPPVVLGVRGPRSIALAGSIADGLVLAEPVTPEYVRAAREQAGRPAGDDWIVAGYLPAAIVPAGPDGPDGPDGLDGGAAAEAAAVAAVRPGLAWVGEPDWAPHLAPLPFADRIAELRAEVGQEGFAAALPAEWVRQLALAGSPEAVRARLAELAAAGLTTAVLMPTGPDPMAALDAFALLLDQES from the coding sequence ATGACGGCCACGCCCCCCGCCCTGCCGACGCTCGGTGTCCTCCTCCCGCGCGACCTGCCGACCGACCTCGTCCTGCCCTACGCGCGTCGCGCGGAGGAGGTCGGGCTCGCGGAGATCTGGGTCGTGGAGGATCTGGGGTTCCGCGGCGGCATCGCGCAGGCGGCCGCGGTCCTCGGCGCGACCGAGCGCATCGTCGTCGGCATCGGGATCCTCCCGGCGGCCGCGCGCAACGAGGTGTTCGGCGCGATGGAGCTGGCGACGCTCGCGCAGCTCCACCCGGGCCGCCTCGTCGTCGGGCTCGGGCACGGCATGCCGGACTGGCTGCGGCGCGTCGGCGCCTGGCCCGCGCGACCGCTCCACCGCCTCGCCACCACGACCACGACGACGCGCGACCTGCTCCGCGGGCTGCCCGTCGTCAACGTCGGCCGGGACGGCGAGCACCGCGAGTGGCGGCTCGAGCCGTCGGCGCTGCCCGACGTCGTGCCGCCCGTCGTCCTCGGGGTCCGCGGGCCGCGCTCGATCGCGCTGGCCGGGTCGATCGCCGACGGCCTCGTCCTCGCCGAGCCCGTGACGCCGGAGTACGTGCGCGCCGCGCGCGAGCAGGCCGGCCGCCCGGCTGGTGATGACTGGATCGTCGCCGGGTACCTGCCCGCCGCGATCGTCCCCGCGGGCCCGGACGGTCCGGACGGCCCGGACGGTCTCGACGGCGGGGCGGCCGCGGAGGCCGCCGCGGTCGCCGCGGTGCGCCCCGGCCTTGCCTGGGTCGGCGAGCCGGACTGGGCGCCCCACCTCGCGCCGCTGCCGTTCGCCGACCGGATCGCCGAGCTGCGGGCCGAGGTCGGACAGGAGGGGTTCGCGGCGGCCCTTCCCGCCGAGTGGGTCCGTCAGCTCGCGCTCGCCGGCTCCCCGGAGGCGGTGCGCGCGCGGCTGGCCGAGCTGGCGGCCGCCGGCCTGACCACGGCCGTCCTCATGCCGACCGGCCCCGACCCGATGGCCGCGCTCGACGCCTTCGCGCTGCTCCTCGACCAGGAGTCCTAG
- a CDS encoding YgjV family protein: protein MNWLEVFGWIGSILVVWSLMQARLLRFRWMNFAGSVIATVYNTWVGIWPFAVMNGAIAIIDAYWISRLYREAHDAATFEVLEVGPTDPYLARLLTLHRDGIAATHPGFDSSLVDDPRGRSAWLVLRGDETVGVVVVWDDGTGTAVVELDWVSERYRDFTPGEFVHRDSGIFAAKGFSRIVVEDAEPNLYAYLRRVGFEPVVGSDQRRWEREVAVAA, encoded by the coding sequence ATGAACTGGCTGGAGGTCTTCGGCTGGATTGGGTCGATCCTGGTGGTCTGGTCCCTGATGCAGGCCCGGTTGCTGCGGTTCCGCTGGATGAACTTCGCCGGTTCGGTCATCGCGACCGTCTACAACACGTGGGTGGGGATCTGGCCCTTCGCGGTGATGAACGGCGCGATCGCGATCATCGACGCGTACTGGATCAGCCGGCTCTACCGCGAGGCGCACGACGCGGCGACCTTCGAGGTGCTCGAGGTCGGACCGACCGACCCGTACCTCGCACGGCTGCTCACCCTGCACCGCGACGGCATCGCGGCGACGCACCCCGGCTTCGACTCCTCGCTCGTCGATGACCCGCGGGGACGCTCCGCGTGGCTCGTGCTGCGCGGCGACGAGACCGTCGGCGTCGTGGTGGTGTGGGACGACGGCACGGGGACCGCGGTCGTCGAGCTCGACTGGGTGAGCGAGCGCTACCGGGACTTCACGCCCGGGGAGTTCGTCCACCGCGACTCCGGGATCTTCGCCGCGAAGGGCTTCTCGCGGATCGTGGTCGAGGACGCGGAGCCGAACCTCTACGCGTATCTGCGGCGGGTCGGGTTCGAGCCCGTCGTCGGCAGCGACCAGCGGCGGTGGGAGCGCGAGGTCGCCGTCGCGGCCTGA
- a CDS encoding GH1 family beta-glucosidase → MTSTTTSIPVFAPEFVFGTATAAYQIEGAAQEGGRGPSIWDTYSHTPGATEYGDTGDVACDHYHRWPEDVQILRDLGVDSYRLSISWPRVQPGGAGAFNEEGIAFYRTLLDALRAAGIEPVVTLYHWDLPQELEDAGGWTNRDTAYAFAEYARRMAQELGERVEVWTTLNEPWCSAYLGYASGVHAPGRTDPAAALAAVHHLNLAHGLAVRAIREVLPQARCSVTLNLHVIQPEDPTSAEDRDAVRQIDGVANRAFTGPMLEGAYPADLLADTAAVSDWSFVLDGDVELIHQPLDNLGVNYYSTTMVRRSSAADDTSENAGHRASSTSPWVGADRVSFVQEPGPYTAMGWNIKPSGLTWLLTDLAARYPDLPLYVTENGAAFDDVVTQETGADGEVVAAVHDPLRVAYLHDHIAAVADAIAAGADVRGYYAWSLLDNFEWGWGYARRFGLVRVDYDTLERTWKDSARWYRNLVATRRLPGVDEVGDARL, encoded by the coding sequence ATGACGTCGACGACGACCAGCATCCCCGTGTTCGCCCCGGAGTTCGTGTTCGGGACCGCCACCGCCGCGTACCAGATCGAGGGCGCGGCGCAGGAGGGCGGACGCGGCCCGTCGATCTGGGACACCTACTCCCACACGCCCGGCGCGACGGAGTACGGCGACACGGGCGACGTCGCGTGCGACCACTACCACCGCTGGCCGGAGGACGTGCAGATCCTGCGCGACCTCGGCGTCGACAGCTACCGCCTGTCCATCTCCTGGCCGCGCGTGCAGCCGGGCGGTGCCGGCGCGTTCAACGAGGAGGGGATCGCGTTCTACCGCACCCTGCTCGACGCGCTGCGGGCCGCGGGGATCGAGCCCGTCGTCACGCTCTACCACTGGGACCTGCCGCAGGAGCTCGAGGACGCCGGTGGCTGGACCAACCGCGACACCGCCTACGCGTTCGCCGAGTACGCGCGGCGGATGGCGCAGGAGCTGGGGGAGCGCGTCGAGGTGTGGACGACGCTCAACGAGCCCTGGTGCAGCGCCTACCTCGGCTACGCGTCCGGCGTGCACGCGCCGGGACGCACCGACCCCGCGGCGGCGCTCGCGGCCGTGCACCACCTCAACCTCGCGCACGGCCTCGCCGTCCGCGCCATCCGCGAGGTGCTGCCGCAGGCACGCTGCTCCGTCACGCTCAACCTGCACGTGATCCAGCCCGAGGACCCGACGAGCGCCGAGGACCGCGACGCGGTGCGGCAGATCGACGGGGTCGCGAACCGCGCGTTCACCGGGCCCATGCTCGAGGGCGCCTACCCGGCCGACCTGCTGGCGGACACGGCGGCGGTGTCGGACTGGTCGTTCGTCCTGGACGGCGACGTCGAGCTCATCCACCAGCCGCTCGACAACCTCGGCGTCAACTACTACTCGACCACGATGGTGCGCCGCTCGAGCGCCGCGGACGACACGTCGGAGAACGCCGGGCACCGCGCGTCCAGCACGAGCCCCTGGGTGGGGGCCGACCGGGTGTCGTTCGTCCAGGAGCCCGGCCCGTACACGGCGATGGGCTGGAACATCAAGCCGTCGGGGCTCACCTGGCTGCTGACCGACCTCGCCGCGCGCTACCCCGACCTGCCGCTGTACGTGACGGAGAACGGGGCGGCGTTCGATGACGTCGTCACGCAGGAGACGGGCGCCGACGGGGAGGTCGTGGCCGCGGTGCACGACCCGCTGCGGGTCGCCTACCTGCACGACCACATCGCGGCGGTCGCCGACGCGATCGCCGCCGGCGCCGACGTGCGCGGCTACTACGCGTGGTCGCTCCTCGACAACTTCGAGTGGGGCTGGGGATACGCCCGCCGGTTCGGGCTGGTGCGCGTCGACTACGACACGCTCGAGCGGACCTGGAAGGACTCGGCCCGCTGGTACCGGAACCTGGTCGCGACGCGTCGGCTGCCCGGCGTCGACGAGGTGGGTGACGCCCGGCTCTAG
- a CDS encoding SRPBCC family protein translates to MVRIAAVETSVTAPLARVRAEWCTDRLARWWWPMFQDTTYDFSPCAGRPFAIRSRAGGSSVTGRFLDVDEDFLVLSWVWAGPSGPEPPERVTVSFAMPIMPPYGTALRVAQTVRPDTHDRVTARWRDLVGRLSALHVAA, encoded by the coding sequence ATGGTTCGGATCGCTGCGGTCGAGACGTCGGTGACGGCACCGCTCGCCCGGGTGCGCGCCGAGTGGTGCACCGACCGGCTCGCCCGGTGGTGGTGGCCGATGTTCCAGGACACCACCTACGACTTCTCCCCCTGCGCCGGCCGTCCGTTCGCGATCCGGTCGCGTGCGGGCGGGTCGTCCGTCACCGGTCGGTTCCTCGACGTCGACGAGGACTTCCTCGTCCTGAGCTGGGTCTGGGCCGGCCCGTCCGGTCCGGAGCCGCCGGAGCGGGTCACCGTGTCGTTCGCCATGCCGATCATGCCGCCCTACGGCACGGCTCTCCGGGTGGCGCAGACCGTGCGGCCGGACACCCACGACCGGGTGACCGCGCGGTGGCGCGACCTGGTCGGGCGGCTCAGCGCGCTCCACGTCGCCGCCTGA